ctatttcaaatacccgatgtgGGGGAAAtcccctactaatccgtccaAAGGCAcaacgatcaataggggtaaaatCTGCtttctcagacttgaacctgagtatacccaagccaaacaTTCATTGAAAAGACTTCCTATGTATTTTTCtaagtcttgaacccaagacctcctgcTTGTAAGGCAGGTGCTAAACCAATTGAGATAACTAGGAAGTACGTTTTTAGATTTAGCGgtgacgtcgccgcaaataccTTGGTCGGGTTGACTTTTGTCTGGTGGTGTTACGCTGTGCCTATTtgtatttaatgattatttattaaacaaaagaaacaaaatggaAGGAATTTCTGTGTTTCTAGGTGGGACCCAGGGAAAGAAAATTGGGTACCACGTTGGGTACCACGAAGTGCCAAAAACATGAATTAGCCGTTGAGACATCTGCGTTCTCCTCGAAATGCGTTGAGGCGACTGGGCTTCCAAGGATGCTTTACGCCTCCCCACGCTATCATGAAAAGCCATTTCCTCACACACTctctttataaattttaaaacaccTCCCCCCACCAAAATTGTAtattcacacacacataattACTCAATCGCTCTGTCTGTGTGTTGCAAAATtgatcagaaaaaaaaaaaataataataataaagaagaaaatgtGGGATGATGAACTCACGGACAGTGAAGACGAGAAAGCCGTTGAAGATATTCTCTCACAAGCATTCGATCATTCTCTTTTGGAACAAATCGCCGCTATTAACTGCTCTTCTTTCTCCAACTCCGATCACCTCCCTTCTCACCTCGAAAACCGCTTCCGTAAACTTAAATCTCTACCTACTTCTTCAACTGATCGATTTCTTCCGGCCAAATCTAACTCATTCACATTCACTCCTCCGTCCAGTCACGATGAACAAGTTCCAGATCTGAAAACTAAATCGGAGAAACCGTCGCCGGAAAATGATTCTGACGGAAAGCAAGTTGCGAAAACGAAGACCGGAATCGATTCGTCGTCGCCGGAATCGGAAGCTTTTCGTTGCCGGAGTTCAGGAGAATATTCCGATGAAAACGAGAAAAAAGTAAGGAAAAAATCGAAAAACGGAACAGGATTGAATAAATCACGGTCTAGTTCATGGACAGAATCGCTGACGTCATCGGAATCGGAATCTGGAAGTCCGGTACGGCGGAGTATTGGTTGTTTGT
The Erigeron canadensis isolate Cc75 chromosome 2, C_canadensis_v1, whole genome shotgun sequence DNA segment above includes these coding regions:
- the LOC122589376 gene encoding uncharacterized protein LOC122589376, with translation MWDDELTDSEDEKAVEDILSQAFDHSLLEQIAAINCSSFSNSDHLPSHLENRFRKLKSLPTSSTDRFLPAKSNSFTFTPPSSHDEQVPDLKTKSEKPSPENDSDGKQVAKTKTGIDSSSPESEAFRCRSSGEYSDENEKKVRKKSKNGTGLNKSRSSSWTESLTSSESESGSPVRRSIGCLWCSPKKKVKMKKKQNKMRYFGDDIGNENDVEFMKMFSEKEEKKIMKRAMKEEEKINREAEKIVKWAKQASDRMMDVSGLVDSDFDAYIGKSK